One region of Purpureocillium takamizusanense chromosome 4, complete sequence genomic DNA includes:
- the hal2 gene encoding Tryptophan halogenase (EggNog:ENOG503NXM9~COG:C), with amino-acid sequence MAVQVPQKCTVLVIGGGPAGSYAAAALAREGIDTVLLEADKFPRYHIGESTLPSLRNFFQFIDFYDEFNAHDTDFIAAGGPEGYAWNLVRSESDHLLFKHAGTCGAHIFDAIKVDKIRVEPFPSETSHTSDEMWEGSKVVQPGRPVSATWVSKEGGGTGTIAFEYLIDASGRHGILSTKYLKSRKFNRNFKNMASWAYWRSDSLYGVGTHMEGAPYFEALQDASGWCWFMPLHDGTRSVGIVQDQATASEKKRNNPGSQSTLDFYMSSLELAPRTKELLSGATLDSDVKSACDWSYTSTTYHLPYARICGDAGCFIDPLFSSGVHLAITGGLSAAATISASIRGHCDEATAGSWHSKKTVESYTRFFLAVSSATKQIRSQEEPVIQDIDEEGFQRAFDLLQPIIQGTVDSDPTGKLSKSEISKVLEFCFRAFAYVAPEQKDLLFDKLKALGVEDERANTMTEGDLVDIYKHLTDDERRVVDTLRSRRMIREDPFDIDSFTLDVIDGLAPNLERGNLGLIQSDKSHLNRSHFFSPAFLDGKVPGIREESAHPLVSS; translated from the exons ATGGCTGTTCAAGTCCCGCAGAAGTGCACTGTTCTCGTCATCGGAGGCGGCCCGGCGGGCTCATATGCAGCCGCCGCTCTAGCTCGGGAAGGGATAGACACGGTCCTGCTAGAGGCCGACAAGTTTCCCCG ATACCACATCGGGGAAAGCACGTTGCCCTCTTTGCGCAACTTTTTCCAGTTCATAGACTTTTACGACGAGTTCAATGCTCACG ACACTGACTTCATCGCGGCTGGCGGGCCGGAAGGATACGCCTGGAACCTGGTCCGATCTGAATCGGATCATCTACTCTTTAAGCATGCGGGAACATGCGGCGCTCACATCTTTGACGCGATAAAGGTCGACAAGATTCGCGTTGAGCCATTCCCTTCTGAGACGAGTCATACCTCTGACGAAATGTGGGAAGGAAGCAAGGTGGTACAGCCTGGCCGACCCGTCTCTGCCACGTGGGTGTccaaggagggcggcggtACAGGGACCATTGCCTTTGAGTATCTGATTGATGCCAGTGGGAGGCACGGCATCTTGAGCACCAAATATCTAAAGAGCAGGAAGTTTAACCGGAATTTCAAGAACatggcgagctgggcgtATTGGAGGAGTGACAGTCTTTACGGGGTCGGGACGCATATGGAGGGCGCACCCTACTTTGAGGCGTTGCAAG ATGCTAGTGGCTGGTGTTGGTTCATGCCACTCCATGACGGGACACGCTCCGTGGGTATCGTCCAGGATCAGGCCACAGCatcggagaagaagagaaacaACCCCGGATCCCAGTCTACCCTCGACTTCTACATGAGCTCCCTTGAGCTGGCTCCTCGGACCAAGGAGCTCCTCTCAGGGGCAACGCTGGACTCCGACGTCAAGTCTGCGTGCGATTGGTCGTACACGTCGACCACGTATCACCTGCCGTACGCGCGTATATGCGGAGACGCGGGCTGCTTCATCGATCCCCTGTTCTCTTCCGGCGTCCATTTGGCTATCACGGGGGGGCTGTCTGCGGCGGCTACGATTTCCGCGTCCATCAGGGGACactgcgacgaggcgactGCGGGCTCTTGGCACTCCAAGAAGACGGTTGAGAGCTATacgcgcttcttcttggcggTGAGCAGCGCTACGAAGCAGATCCGCTCTCAGGAGGAGCCAGTGATCCAGGAtatcgacgaggagggcttTCAGCGCGCGTTTGATCTCCTCCAACCAA TTATCCAAGGCACCGTCGATTCCGATCCGACCGGCAAGTTATCAAAATCGGAAATCTCCAAGGTCCTCGAGTTTTGCTTCAGGGCGTTTGCATATGTTGCACCGGAGCAAAAGGACCTCCTCTTCGACAAACTCAaagccctcggcgtcgaagACGAAAGAGCCAACACCATGACGGAAGGTGACCTCGTGGACATATACAAACATCTAACGGATGACGAGCGTCGCGTGGTAGACACGTTGCGGAGCAGACGCATGATACGCGAGGATCCATTCGATATTGACAGCTTCACACTCGATGTCATTGAT